GCCCTGGGCGAAATTCAGATGGTCGATGGCCTGGTAGATCATCACGACCGCGAGCGCCATGCAGGCGTAGATCGCGCCCGTGGCGATGCCGGCCAGGACCTGGTTGGCAAAAAGCTCCATTGTGCCAGCTCCCTCAGTAGCCGAGATAGGATTTGCGGACGTCTTCGTTGTTCGCGATGTCCTTGGCATTGCCCGACATCACGATCCGTCCGGTTTCGATCACATAGGCCTGGTCGGCGAGCTCGAGCGCCAGCTGCGCGTTCTGCTCGACCACCAGGATGGTCACCTTTTCCTCGCGATTGATCTTGCCGAGGATGCGGAACAGGTCGCGCACGATCAGCGGCGCGAGGCCGAATGACGGCTCGTCGAGCAGCATCAGGCGCGGCCGCAGCATCAGGGCGCGCGCCACCGCGAGCATCTGCTGCTCGCCGCCCGACAGGGTGCCGGCCTGCTGGGTGTAGCGCTGCTTCAGCACCGGGAAATGTTCGTACATCCGCTCGATGTCGGAGCCGATGGCGCCCTTGTCGGAGCGGCTGATGGCGCCGAGCTGCAGATTCTCCTCCACCGTCATGTTGGTGAAGGTGCCGCGGCCCTGCGGCACATGGGCGATGCCGAGGCGGACCACGTTCTCGGTGGAACGGGTGCCGATCGGCTTGCCGTCGAATTCGATGGCGCCGGTCGAACGCACCATGTTGCAGATCGCCCGCAGCGTGGTGGTCTTGCCGGCGCCGTTGGCGCCGAGCAGGGTGGTCAACGAGCCCTCGTTGAGCGAAAAGTTGAGGCCGTGCAGGGCCTGGACCTGGCCGTAATAGGCGCGCAGGTCCTTGACGTTCAGCATCGCTGTCATTGGTCCTTGCTCCCCAGATAGGCCTTGATGACGTCGGGGTCGGCCTGGACCTGGGCCGGCGTGCCTTCGGCCAGCTTGCGGCCGAAATTGAGCGCGACGACGTGGTCGGCGATCGACATCACGAGACCCATGTGATGCTCGACCAGCAGCACCGTAATTCTACGGTCATCGCGGATTTTGCGGATCAGATCGCCGAGCACGTAGACTTCCTCGTGATTGAGGCCGCCGGCCGGCTCGTCGAGCAGCAGGATCTTCGGATCTGCGGCCAGAGCGCGCGCCAGCTCGACGCGCTTCTGGGTGCCGAACGGAAGTCCCGAAACCACGGTGTGGGCGACGTCCTCGAGATCGAGATAGCCGAGGATGTCGTGCACCTTCTTGTTCATGTCGCTCTCGCCGCGGCGGACCCAGGCAAGACGAAGCGAGTCGCTGACGATGTCGCTCGAGGTGCGCGCATGGGCGCCGACGCGGACATTGTCGATCACGGACAGATTGGGGAACAGCGCGACGTTCTGGAAGGTGCGGCCGATGCCGATCTCGGCGATCCGGTGCGGCGGCCGCGACAGGATGCTCTTGCCTTCCATCAGGATGTCGCCGGACGAAGGCTGGTAGAGCCGCGACAGGCAGTTGAACAGCGTCGTCTTGCCGGCGCCGTTCGGTCCGATCAGGCCGAGGATCTGCCCATGGCGCATGTCGAACGACACGCCATTCAGTGCGATGATGCCGCCGAACACGACGCTGACGTCGCGAACCGCGAGCAAGGGATCATTCCCCTGCGCGAGCTGTGCCTGCGTCATCTCGTCTCGCCCGCCGTCTTCGAGCGGTGCGAGCGGCCCTGCGATGCGTTTCGCTGGACGTGATGGAGGCTATCTGATCCCCTCGGCCAAACGTGCAACTTTCCCTCCTACTCTGGTCTTTTTGCGTTCTTCTTTTTTGGATTGCGGCGCCATTCCACCGAGCGCCTGCTCGATGTTCCTTACCATCGCGACAAGACGAGGTCCAATGTCGTTGAGCAATCTATCTTCCGTGAAGCGGAATGCCGGCGCGCCGCAATTGAAGGCGTAAGGACCGGTTCCGTCGTTCAGTCTCAAAGCAACGCCGACGGCGGCGACGTCGTCCTGCCAGTCGCCGGTAGACATGGTGAAGCCGTGCTTCGCCACCGTCTCGCCGGAGCGCTCGATGCCGTCGCGCATCTTGGCCCAGCGGCTGCCATAGTGATCCCGCAGCTCGCGTAATAGAGCCGCACGCTCTTCGGGTGGCAATGCCCAAATATAGGCACGTCCCATCGCGGTGGTTGCGATCGGCACCCGCGAGCCGACGTCGAGCTGCACGCCGAGCGCCAGGCCGTTCCGGCTCTGGCCGAAATAGATCATGCTG
This Bradyrhizobium sp. CCBAU 53421 DNA region includes the following protein-coding sequences:
- a CDS encoding IclR family transcriptional regulator; amino-acid sequence: MKRASKKVATDRNFVVALSRGLDVLRAFQPNDGLLGNQEIAARTKLPKPTISRLTYTLTKLGYLTPVPKFEKYQLAPSAMALGYAALANLGVRHLSEPYREEVMRATGGAVAVGGRDRHSMIYFGQSRNGLALGVQLDVGSRVPIATTAMGRAYIWALPPEERAALLRELRDHYGSRWAKMRDGIERSGETVAKHGFTMSTGDWQDDVAAVGVALRLNDGTGPYAFNCGAPAFRFTEDRLLNDIGPRLVAMVRNIEQALGGMAPQSKKEERKKTRVGGKVARLAEGIR
- a CDS encoding ABC transporter ATP-binding protein, with product MTQAQLAQGNDPLLAVRDVSVVFGGIIALNGVSFDMRHGQILGLIGPNGAGKTTLFNCLSRLYQPSSGDILMEGKSILSRPPHRIAEIGIGRTFQNVALFPNLSVIDNVRVGAHARTSSDIVSDSLRLAWVRRGESDMNKKVHDILGYLDLEDVAHTVVSGLPFGTQKRVELARALAADPKILLLDEPAGGLNHEEVYVLGDLIRKIRDDRRITVLLVEHHMGLVMSIADHVVALNFGRKLAEGTPAQVQADPDVIKAYLGSKDQ
- a CDS encoding ABC transporter ATP-binding protein, coding for MTAMLNVKDLRAYYGQVQALHGLNFSLNEGSLTTLLGANGAGKTTTLRAICNMVRSTGAIEFDGKPIGTRSTENVVRLGIAHVPQGRGTFTNMTVEENLQLGAISRSDKGAIGSDIERMYEHFPVLKQRYTQQAGTLSGGEQQMLAVARALMLRPRLMLLDEPSFGLAPLIVRDLFRILGKINREEKVTILVVEQNAQLALELADQAYVIETGRIVMSGNAKDIANNEDVRKSYLGY